One window of the Nocardia huaxiensis genome contains the following:
- a CDS encoding ABC transporter ATP-binding protein codes for MTLHAELRVERPRFELDLTVTAEPGEVVAVLGPNGAGKSTALCALAGLLPLTGGSITVADQIWDAPPGVFVPAEHRRVGVVFQDYLLFQHLSALENVAFGLRARGVRRAEARTRAAEWLARVGLAEHAQSTPRRLSGGQAQRVALARALATDPQLLLLDEPLAALDASTRLQVRADLSHHLRDYTGHTILVTHDPLDAMVLADRLVILEKGAVIQQGAPADIARRPRSDYVANLVGLNLFRGVATGTTVVVDTGGTLTAADAASGRVFLAFPPTAVSLHTEQPSGSPRNMWPVTVTGLEQHATVTRVRLDGAPSVLADITPAAVADLRLQPGMRIWAAVKATEIHSYPA; via the coding sequence ATGACACTGCATGCCGAACTGCGCGTCGAACGCCCTCGATTCGAACTCGACCTCACCGTGACCGCCGAGCCCGGCGAGGTCGTCGCGGTACTCGGTCCGAATGGTGCGGGCAAGTCCACCGCCCTGTGCGCACTGGCCGGGCTGCTGCCCCTCACCGGCGGCAGCATCACCGTGGCAGACCAGATCTGGGATGCTCCACCCGGTGTCTTCGTGCCCGCCGAACACCGCCGCGTCGGCGTCGTCTTCCAGGATTACCTACTCTTCCAGCATCTTTCGGCCCTGGAGAACGTTGCCTTCGGCCTGCGCGCCCGCGGCGTCCGCCGCGCCGAAGCTCGCACCCGCGCCGCCGAATGGCTCGCCCGCGTGGGCCTGGCCGAGCACGCCCAGAGCACCCCGCGCCGCCTCTCCGGCGGCCAAGCCCAGCGGGTGGCCCTGGCCCGAGCCCTCGCCACCGACCCCCAATTGCTGCTCCTCGACGAACCTTTGGCCGCCCTCGACGCCAGCACCCGCCTCCAGGTCCGAGCCGACCTGTCCCACCACCTCCGCGACTACACCGGCCACACCATCCTGGTGACCCACGATCCCCTGGACGCCATGGTCCTCGCGGATCGTCTGGTGATCCTCGAAAAGGGCGCTGTGATCCAGCAGGGCGCCCCTGCCGACATCGCTCGCCGCCCCCGCTCCGATTACGTGGCAAACCTGGTCGGCCTCAACCTGTTTCGTGGTGTCGCCACCGGCACCACGGTGGTCGTCGACACCGGTGGGACCCTCACCGCCGCCGACGCGGCCAGCGGCCGGGTCTTCCTGGCCTTCCCGCCCACCGCGGTCAGTCTGCACACCGAACAACCCTCGGGCAGCCCCCGAAACATGTGGCCCGTCACCGTGACCGGCCTCGAACAGCACGCCACGGTGACCCGTGTCCGCCTCGACGGCGCCCCATCCGTCCTCGCCGACATCACCCCCGCCGCCGTCGCCGACCTGCGCCTGCAACCCGGCATGCGAATCTGGGCCGCCGTCAAGGCGACCGAGATCCACAGCTACCCCGCCTAG
- a CDS encoding nitroreductase family deazaflavin-dependent oxidoreductase gives MSDRAPVRTRPRALLRFWRVNNWVVRKLTWLNPYWVLLETVGRNTGCPRRTPLATGPIDNGAMLFIAVHGRRAAWVRNIESNPTVRVRKWFRWVTGTATVHELTPAEYERFNRYARLGPTTFGLDYAPPTLVRVHPVHPRGDSSAAVGQ, from the coding sequence ATGTCCGACCGTGCACCTGTTCGCACCAGACCTCGTGCGCTGCTGAGGTTCTGGCGCGTCAACAATTGGGTCGTGCGCAAGCTGACGTGGCTCAACCCGTATTGGGTCTTGCTGGAAACAGTTGGGCGGAACACAGGCTGCCCGCGCCGCACACCACTGGCGACCGGACCGATCGACAACGGTGCGATGTTGTTCATCGCGGTACACGGCAGGCGTGCAGCCTGGGTACGCAATATCGAATCCAATCCCACCGTTCGCGTGCGGAAGTGGTTTCGCTGGGTGACCGGCACCGCGACAGTTCATGAACTCACTCCGGCCGAGTACGAACGATTCAATCGATATGCACGTCTAGGCCCGACGACGTTCGGACTCGACTATGCGCCACCGACGCTCGTCCGAGTCCACCCCGTACACCCACGAGGTGATTCTTCGGCCGCCGTCGGTCAATGA
- a CDS encoding alpha/beta hydrolase — protein MATSTERFTFTNNGDQLVGVLHLPQGAPIASVVTTGPLTSVKEQAPGAYARALAERGFAALAFDHRSFGESEGEPRQFENPIGKAEDIQAAVTALLAHDRTRNLPVFAVGVCAGAGYMARAVADDPRIRAYAGVAGYYSDTAAYPSSQEALDRGRAAEQKWRETGVSEQIPAVADGGGDVAMPLQEAYEYYGTPRGAVPNYTNAFAVQSLAYTGGFDAQEAAARFTQPFLLVHSENALVPPFARKFFAAVPTPKSELWLQSQGQIDFYDDPHLISPATDAAAELFRAVLAD, from the coding sequence ATGGCAACGAGTACCGAACGCTTCACATTCACGAACAATGGCGACCAGCTGGTCGGCGTGCTGCATCTGCCGCAGGGCGCGCCGATCGCGTCGGTGGTCACCACCGGCCCCCTGACGTCGGTCAAGGAACAGGCTCCCGGGGCCTATGCGCGGGCGCTCGCCGAACGCGGCTTCGCCGCCCTCGCCTTCGACCACCGCAGCTTCGGTGAAAGCGAAGGCGAGCCACGGCAATTCGAGAACCCCATCGGCAAGGCCGAGGACATCCAAGCCGCGGTGACCGCCCTGCTCGCCCACGACCGCACCCGAAACCTGCCCGTCTTCGCGGTGGGCGTGTGCGCCGGCGCCGGCTACATGGCCCGCGCCGTAGCCGACGACCCGCGCATCCGGGCCTACGCCGGTGTCGCGGGCTACTACTCCGACACCGCCGCCTACCCGTCCAGCCAGGAAGCCCTCGATCGAGGTCGCGCCGCCGAACAGAAATGGCGCGAAACCGGTGTGTCCGAACAGATTCCCGCCGTAGCCGACGGCGGCGGCGACGTAGCCATGCCCCTGCAGGAAGCCTACGAGTACTACGGCACCCCCCGCGGCGCGGTCCCCAACTACACCAACGCCTTCGCCGTCCAATCCCTCGCCTACACAGGCGGATTCGACGCCCAGGAAGCAGCCGCCCGCTTCACCCAGCCCTTCCTCCTGGTGCATTCGGAGAACGCACTGGTCCCGCCGTTCGCCCGCAAGTTCTTCGCCGCCGTCCCCACCCCCAAATCCGAACTCTGGCTGCAATCCCAGGGCCAGATCGACTTCTACGACGACCCCCACCTCATCTCCCCCGCCACCGACGCCGCAGCCGAACTCTTCCGCGCAGTCCTCGCCGACTGA
- a CDS encoding ATP-binding cassette domain-containing protein: MNNAAIAATGLRKAYGDKTILDGIDLNIGAGTIFSLLGPNGAGKTTTVNVLTTLQKADGGSARIGGHDLATQPEKVREIIGVTGQFAAVDDLLTGVENLQLMADLHRMKGAEGKRVVDNLLERFDLTGSAGKLASTYSGGMRRKLDLAMTLVTKPEIVFLDEPTTGLDPRSRRTMWEIVRELTDEGVTIFLTTQYLEEADQLADRIAVLDQGHIVAEGTAAELKRRVPGSHIRLRFGTAMELTEAARILPGSTPDDESLALRVPGDSGTKSLRALLDRLAAHSIEAEDVSIHTPDLDDVFFALTGHATTEAVAS; the protein is encoded by the coding sequence ATGAACAACGCGGCAATCGCAGCGACCGGGCTGCGGAAGGCATACGGGGACAAGACGATCCTCGACGGTATCGATTTGAATATCGGTGCGGGCACGATCTTTTCGCTGCTCGGGCCGAACGGGGCGGGTAAGACGACCACGGTCAACGTGCTCACCACGCTGCAGAAGGCCGACGGTGGATCGGCGCGCATCGGCGGGCACGACCTGGCGACCCAGCCCGAGAAGGTGCGCGAGATCATCGGCGTGACCGGGCAGTTCGCGGCGGTGGACGACCTGTTGACGGGTGTGGAGAACCTGCAGCTGATGGCGGACCTGCATCGCATGAAGGGCGCCGAGGGCAAGCGGGTGGTCGACAACCTGCTGGAGCGCTTCGATCTGACCGGGTCGGCGGGCAAGCTCGCCTCCACCTACTCCGGCGGCATGCGCCGGAAGCTGGACCTGGCCATGACGCTGGTGACCAAGCCGGAGATCGTCTTCCTCGACGAGCCGACCACCGGCCTGGACCCGCGCAGCCGGCGCACCATGTGGGAGATCGTCCGCGAGCTCACCGACGAGGGCGTCACCATCTTCCTCACCACCCAGTACCTGGAGGAGGCCGATCAGCTGGCCGACCGCATCGCGGTGCTGGACCAGGGCCACATCGTCGCGGAAGGCACTGCGGCGGAACTCAAGCGACGCGTGCCCGGCAGCCACATCCGCCTGCGCTTCGGCACCGCAATGGAATTGACGGAGGCGGCGCGCATCCTGCCCGGCTCCACCCCCGACGACGAGTCCCTGGCCCTGCGGGTGCCGGGCGACAGCGGCACGAAATCGCTTCGCGCCCTGCTGGATCGACTCGCCGCCCACTCGATCGAGGCCGAGGACGTCTCGATCCACACCCCTGATCTCGATGACGTTTTCTTCGCCCTGACCGGGCACGCCACCACGGAGGCTGTCGCATCATGA
- a CDS encoding ABC transporter permease → MTTITASLADSSTMLRRNFKHIGRSPVTIFNAALMPVVMMLIFVYVFGSAFNVGEDYINYSTPGMILLAISYGLSGTAVSVSSDMAKGIINRFKVMSVSRNAILIGHVVATMLTNLIAITAVIGVAFLLGFRSPATLADWLGAIGVMIATSFAASWLTVALGMAAKTPESAGMSVVPLIMLPFLSSAIVPADQMGQGVRQFAQYQPFTPIIESLRGFLTGHPSGGYTAAALAWCAGFAIVGFFWSRATFNKRV, encoded by the coding sequence ATGACCACCATCACCGCTTCGCTGGCCGACTCCTCGACCATGCTGCGCCGCAACTTCAAGCACATCGGCCGCAGCCCGGTCACCATCTTCAACGCCGCGCTCATGCCGGTCGTCATGATGCTGATCTTCGTGTATGTCTTCGGCAGCGCGTTCAATGTCGGCGAGGACTACATCAACTACTCGACCCCCGGCATGATCCTGCTGGCCATCAGCTACGGCCTCTCCGGCACCGCGGTGTCGGTGAGCTCCGACATGGCCAAGGGCATCATCAACCGCTTCAAGGTGATGTCGGTGTCCCGCAACGCGATTCTGATCGGCCATGTCGTGGCCACCATGCTCACCAACCTGATCGCCATCACCGCCGTCATCGGCGTGGCCTTCCTGCTGGGCTTCCGCTCGCCGGCGACCCTGGCCGACTGGCTCGGCGCCATCGGCGTCATGATCGCCACCTCGTTCGCGGCCTCCTGGCTGACGGTCGCGCTCGGCATGGCCGCCAAGACCCCGGAATCCGCCGGCATGAGCGTGGTCCCGCTGATCATGCTGCCCTTTCTGAGCAGCGCCATCGTCCCCGCCGACCAGATGGGCCAGGGTGTCCGCCAGTTCGCTCAGTACCAGCCCTTCACGCCGATCATCGAATCCCTGCGCGGCTTCCTCACCGGCCACCCGTCCGGCGGCTACACCGCCGCGGCCCTGGCCTGGTGCGCCGGCTTTGCCATCGTCGGATTCTTCTGGAGCCGTGCGACTTTCAACAAGCGAGTGTAG